A genomic stretch from Acidobacteriota bacterium includes:
- a CDS encoding DUF1788 domain-containing protein → MGKIEDLAAVYERHVSVPWQRSVSGAQRVMLVVYDKELERTLRDRIGEFEQATRRSEHDWTLVDCTRWFAEWMAQDEYREAWFEDPDLLGMKLQGEFREAVASRLRTRLEAAGDNTVVALLGVASLYGFLRVSEVIRSVEQTIHGRLVVFFPGTKNESNYRLLDARDGWNYLAQGITLHDGGPAL, encoded by the coding sequence ATGGGCAAGATCGAAGACCTGGCGGCCGTCTACGAGCGACATGTGAGCGTGCCTTGGCAACGCAGCGTGTCCGGCGCGCAACGGGTGATGCTGGTGGTCTACGACAAGGAGCTCGAACGCACGCTGAGAGACCGAATCGGTGAATTCGAGCAGGCGACGCGCCGTAGCGAGCACGACTGGACGCTCGTCGACTGCACGCGTTGGTTCGCCGAGTGGATGGCGCAGGACGAGTACCGCGAAGCCTGGTTCGAAGATCCGGATCTGCTCGGAATGAAGCTGCAAGGCGAGTTTCGCGAAGCGGTCGCCAGCAGGCTGCGAACCCGACTCGAGGCGGCCGGCGACAACACTGTCGTCGCGTTGCTGGGCGTGGCCTCCCTCTACGGCTTTCTGCGCGTTTCGGAGGTGATTCGTTCGGTGGAGCAGACGATTCACGGACGATTGGTGGTGTTCTTTCCGGGCACCAAGAACGAGAGCAACTATCGGCTGCTCGATGCCCGCGACGGCTGGAACTACCTGGCCCAGGGGATCACGCTGCACGATGGAGGACCGGCGTTGTGA